DNA sequence from the Candidatus Sulfuricurvum sp. RIFRC-1 genome:
CAATCAAGGATGTTCGACCGCACTGCATAATCGAACTCTCCATGATACGCTTATATCGGTCAAAATCGAGACGAAAATTTTGCTGTGAGCGACGGCAATGGATAAAAGTAATTTTGCTTACCCCAAGTTCGGTGAGCATCGGTAACGTTTTCTCAATGGTTTTCGGATCAATCAAACACCATCCGATGTGCAATGGACGCCCACTTTCACACGGTGAACCATGATGTGTTTGAAGCGTAAAATAAGCATTGCGTCCATCCGTACGTTCAAGACGATAGCGGTACTCTTCCCGTAAATTCTCACGAGAGCGAAACGCGATTAGGTCCCCTGCTTTATGACGTCGTACTTTGATGAGATACTTATAGTCATCACCGCTAACGCTCAGTTCATCTAAGCCGGTATTTACATGGAGGAGAAATTTCATACGATCATCATCCAAACACTTATAGTGATCAGCAACGCCATTTCAATACCCAAAAAACGAAATGCTTTTTGCTTATATTCTCGAAAAGCACCTTCTTGGCTGATATCGGTTTTGCGCTTGAGTGTTTTGTACCGTTTGGCTTCAAGAATAATCATCACAATAGCGATAACAATCATAGCTATATTCGAAAAAGTGAACTGTAAATGTTTAGCGGCCATCATCACCGCACCGGTAAAAAGGATCAAGGCGATGAGTGAACCGGAAATCGGCATCACAATCCGCATCCGTTTAGCGTATCGGATTATATGATGGGAAAGGGACAACATCACGATGTTGAACACGACAACTCCCATCAATACAATCACTCCAAAATAGTGGATATTAAGTCCGGTTTTATACATAGCTTCCATAAAGGGGATTTTACCTTAATTTGCCTATAATGACTATCTAAATCATTGCTCATACGTGAACATTTATTGCGGCATGATGAGAAAATAACCCCAAGGAGATAAGATGGCGATCAGCGTAGAAGAGGCATTAAAACTGGTTTATTCCCTCGCTTCACCGACCCAAAGCGAAATTGTACCGATTGAAAATGCAGTCCATCGTGTCTTATGCGAAACCATTACCGCCACCTACGCCCTCCCTTCTTTCGATAATTCAGCCATGGACGGTTATGCACTTCGCTGTGAAGATGCCGGAAAAACTCTTCAACAATCACATGTTATCTTTGCCGGTGACGGGGATGAAATCCGACTTGTCGAAAATCAATGTATCCGTATTATGACCGGTGCCAAAATACCGCAAGGGTGCGAGGCAATCGTTCCGATTGAAGAGGTAAGTGTCATGGGAGATCTCATTACCTTCCCCTCAACCATTAAGCCCTCTCAGCATATCCGACTCAAAGGAGAAGACATCCAAACCGGAATGCTCTTGCTAGATCAGGGGTCGATGCTTCATGCCCATCATATCTCTTTACTGGCATCACAGGGGATCACCCATGTTAGCGTCCATCGCCGCCCTCGTGTTGCATTATTTTCATCCGGCAATGAGCTCAAAATGCACCATGAAACACTGGGAGCCAATCAACTCTACAACACCAATACCCCGACATTTGGTGCACGGGCGGAAGAGCTCGGTTGTGATGTAATCTTTACCGGAACGGCAGAAGATACTCTATCATCGATCCAAGAGCATATTCGGCGCTCCCTCAATGCCGATCTTATCATCACCTCAGGCGGTGTCAGTGTCGGAGATGCTGATTTCACCAAAGAGGCATTTCAATCACTGGGCTTTGAGGGTGCGTTCGAATCGGTGGATATCAAACCCGGGAAACCGACGACGTTTGGGCGTATCGGAAATAGTATTATTCTCAATCTTCCCGGAAATCCACTTGCGGCAGCTCTGTGTTTTGAACTGTTCGGACAAAGTGCCATCCTATCTCTTAGCGGCAGAGCCGATAAATTCCTCTCTAGCATTACAACTCATATCAGTGAGCCTTTTAAAATGAAAAAAGGGAGACGTTCACTGATTCCGGGCTGGTTTGATGGAGCATCTTTTACCCCGAGCCCAAAATTTGGTCCCGGTATGGTGTTGCCCCTATCACGAGCCAACGCGTTTATGATGGTGGATGCAAGCGTAGAAGGATTTGAGCAAGACGCCGTCGTAAAAGTTATTCCGACACGCTGGTGTATGAGTTCAGAGAAACAAAATTCTCTGATAACGCTTTAAACGCTCCGGGGATTGATAAAAGTCTCTCCTCGTTTAATCCGTTCCCATAACGCAGGATCATTCCACCCTTCACGTACTTCATCGCTGAAAATAATTTTTTCTAAATCTATCAGTCCCATCTTGTCCGAGTAGGCATCATTACGAAAACACTGCGCATATCCCGTATCCGTCTCATGGACGATAATACTATAGAGCCGTACCATTTTCTCGCCGTTCACCATTTGTGTAAACCAATGCAACTTATCAATCATTACAAAAATAAGACGGCTAAACTGTTCTGCCGAAGGAGAAACAGGGATCTGCACCCATCGGTTGGAGTGTTTCTTCATATCGGCAATATACTCCGCATCGTCTCCGTCCCACAGGGCAATAGCATGATCGAAGGCATCGATCAACTCTTTCATCCCCTGCTTCATGAGGCCAAAATCATAGACCATCTGACCGTTATCAAGATAATCCGATTCGAGCAACACTTCTACCTTATACGAATGACCGTGAAGAGATGCCCGACATCGTTGCGTCGAACACCCCCGAACAATATGGGCATTTTCGAACTTAAATAATTTACGGATAATCATAAATCCACCTTAGTATTTTGAGGTCACAAAATGTGATTTCAAGTGTTATACGTATTATACACCGTGGTTCTGGTCCCAAATACGGATATGAAGGCGATCCGAGTAGATAAATCCTCGACGTTTGCAAAACTCGATCACCGCTTCGCAGTTTGCTTCAATATGGGCTTTATCCCCTCCCAACGGCATACAATACACCGGCGTATAGGGATGCAGCGCAATGATCTCATCGATTTCCGACTCGATGTAACTTACCAATGAGGGTTCATCTACGGTAAATTTAAAAAAGCTCTCTTTGGCATTCGCAATAATGGCTCCATACGCTTCGGGTTTAACCCGTTTATCCAACGGTTCACCGCTGTTTGAAAGCTTGACCGATAACGCATAGGTTGCCTGTGCATAAAAAGGATAGCGTTTAAAATCGGGAGCAATCGTCGCATTCGTCTCAAACGTCACCCGATGCCCTTGCCCTATCAGATACTCAATAAACTCGACGAAAATCGGTTCATTCGCATAAATAAGCGGCTCACCTCCGGTAAGGACGACATCCACATGAGGCGGTAAACGATACCCGTTCATAATCCAGATAAGGCTCTGAAGTTCTTCGATCTCCATCCACAGCTCACCGAATGCTTTACGATCAACGGCATAGACCGTATCACAGCCGAGAACTTCTGAACCATCCGGTGATCGCTCAGTACATCCGAACCCTTCACATTTGAGGTTGCACCCTCCGAAGCGGAAAAAGAGTGACGGCACACCCGTGTATTTTCCCTCACCTTGGACGGAGTAAAAATGTTCTACTAAATATAACACTTTTGCTCCGTCAAAAGCGTAGCTTTTTGAGCCTTACGCCCAGTTATACCCAGTGTTAACGTAGACGCTTGGACGCGTTCAAACGTCGTATTGTAATGGCCATAAAAATGTTCTACAAGATACAGCATCTTCATCCCCCCG
Encoded proteins:
- a CDS encoding 7-carboxy-7-deazaguanine synthase QueE encodes the protein MLYLVEHFYSVQGEGKYTGVPSLFFRFGGCNLKCEGFGCTERSPDGSEVLGCDTVYAVDRKAFGELWMEIEELQSLIWIMNGYRLPPHVDVVLTGGEPLIYANEPIFVEFIEYLIGQGHRVTFETNATIAPDFKRYPFYAQATYALSVKLSNSGEPLDKRVKPEAYGAIIANAKESFFKFTVDEPSLVSYIESEIDEIIALHPYTPVYCMPLGGDKAHIEANCEAVIEFCKRRGFIYSDRLHIRIWDQNHGV
- a CDS encoding 6-carboxytetrahydropterin synthase, with product MIIRKLFKFENAHIVRGCSTQRCRASLHGHSYKVEVLLESDYLDNGQMVYDFGLMKQGMKELIDAFDHAIALWDGDDAEYIADMKKHSNRWVQIPVSPSAEQFSRLIFVMIDKLHWFTQMVNGEKMVRLYSIIVHETDTGYAQCFRNDAYSDKMGLIDLEKIIFSDEVREGWNDPALWERIKRGETFINPRSV
- the glp gene encoding gephyrin-like molybdotransferase Glp, coding for MAISVEEALKLVYSLASPTQSEIVPIENAVHRVLCETITATYALPSFDNSAMDGYALRCEDAGKTLQQSHVIFAGDGDEIRLVENQCIRIMTGAKIPQGCEAIVPIEEVSVMGDLITFPSTIKPSQHIRLKGEDIQTGMLLLDQGSMLHAHHISLLASQGITHVSVHRRPRVALFSSGNELKMHHETLGANQLYNTNTPTFGARAEELGCDVIFTGTAEDTLSSIQEHIRRSLNADLIITSGGVSVGDADFTKEAFQSLGFEGAFESVDIKPGKPTTFGRIGNSIILNLPGNPLAAALCFELFGQSAILSLSGRADKFLSSITTHISEPFKMKKGRRSLIPGWFDGASFTPSPKFGPGMVLPLSRANAFMMVDASVEGFEQDAVVKVIPTRWCMSSEKQNSLITL
- a CDS encoding RsmE family RNA methyltransferase, producing the protein MKFLLHVNTGLDELSVSGDDYKYLIKVRRHKAGDLIAFRSRENLREEYRYRLERTDGRNAYFTLQTHHGSPCESGRPLHIGWCLIDPKTIEKTLPMLTELGVSKITFIHCRRSQQNFRLDFDRYKRIMESSIMQCGRTSLIELAETPALSTFLKNNPQAVIFDFGGAPLAQEEMIDTVVIGCEGGFDESERKGFADHRIRLFPSPMILRSETAAVAIASRLL